From the Serinus canaria isolate serCan28SL12 chromosome 21, serCan2020, whole genome shotgun sequence genome, one window contains:
- the NECAP2 gene encoding adaptin ear-binding coat-associated protein 2 isoform X2 produces the protein MAAEEEYESVLCVKPAVLVYRVPPRASNRGYRAAEWQLDQPAWSGRLRITAKGSTAFIKLEDKSSGELFAQAPVEQFPGIAVEGVTDSSRYFVIRIEDGNGRRAFIGVGFVDRGDAFDFNVALQDHFKWVRQQSELARQAQDLEQGPKLDLGFKEGQTIKLNIANMKKKEGGTGNTRPRPAGLGGLSLLPPPPGGKSSSGERPAPLSTAAQLPGTPITGLCSHRAPEGLLHPSKGSASSQAQGNPGWVQF, from the exons aTGGCGGCGGAGGAGGAGTACGAGTCGGTGCTGTGCGTGAAGCCGGCGGTGCTCGTGTACCGGGTACCGCCGCGGGCGTCCAACCGCGGCTACAG ggccgCGGAGTGGCAGCTGGACCAGCCGGCCTGGAGCGGCCGCCTGCGGATCACGGCCAAGGGCAGCACGGCCTTCATCAAGCTGGAGGACAAGAGCTCGG GAGAGCTCTTTGCCCAGGCTCCTGTGGAGCAGTTCCCCGGGATCGCTGTGGAGGGCGTGACGGACTCCAGCCGATACTTTGTCATCCGGATTGAAGATGGGAATG gccGCCGGGCGTTCATCGGGGTCGGCTTTGTGGACCGAGGGGATGCCTTTGACTTCAACGTGGCTCTCCAGGACCACTTCAA GTGGGTGAGGCAGCAGAGCGAACTGGCCCGGCAGGCCCAGGACCTGGAGCAGGGACCCAAACTGGATCTGGGCTTCAAGGAGGGACAAACCATCAAACTCAACATCGCT aacatgaagaaaaaagaaggagggacagggaacaCCAGGCCACGTCCTGCAGGACTTGGGGGCCTGAGCTTGCTCCCACCACCCCCCGGAGGAAAATCCAGCTCGGGGGagcgcccggccccgctctccacggctgcccagctcccaggaacCCCCATCACAGGTCTGTGCTCACACAGGGCTCCTGAGGGGCTGCTTCATCCATCAAAGGG
- the SZRD1 gene encoding SUZ domain-containing protein 1 isoform X2 translates to MRGARARRRTGIKMEDEEVAESWEEAADSGEIDRRLEKKLKITQKERKSKSPPKVPIVIQDDSLPTGPPPQIRILKRPTSNGVLSSPHSASRPAFPVKSLAQREAEYAEARKRILGSASPEEEQEKPILDRPPRISQPEDSRQPNNVIRQPLGPDGSQGFKQRR, encoded by the exons ATGCGCGGGGCCCGGGCCCGGCGGCGGACGGGAATTAAAATGGAAGATGAGGAGGTCGCggagagctgggaggaggcGGCCGACAGCGGG GAAATAGACAGACGGTTGGAAAAGAAGCTGAAGATCACACAGAAGGAAAG AAAGTCCAAATCTCCTCCCAAAGTGCCGATCGTGATCCAGGACGACAGCCTTCCCACGGGGCCGCCGCCGCAGATCCGCATCCTCAAGCGGCCCACGAGCAACGGCGTGCTCAGCAGCCCGCACTCGGCCAGCCGCCCCGCCTTCCCCGTCAAATCGCTGGCGCAGCGCGAGGCCGAATACGCTGAGGCCAGGAAACGCATCCTGGGCAGCGCCAGCCccgaggaggagcaggagaagcccATCCTGGACAG gcCGCCGCGGATCTCGCAGCCCGAGGACAGCCGGCAGCCCAACAATGTGATCCGGCAGCCGCTGGGCCCCGATGGCTCGCAGGGCTTCAAGCAGCGCAGATAG
- the SZRD1 gene encoding SUZ domain-containing protein 1 isoform X4 produces MSSAKEIDRRLEKKLKITQKERKSKSPPKVPIVIQDDSLPTGPPPQIRILKRPTSNGVLSSPHSASRPAFPVKSLAQREAEYAEARKRILGSASPEEEQEKPILDRPPRISQPEDSRQPNNVIRQPLGPDGSQGFKQRR; encoded by the exons atgagcAGTGCCAAG GAAATAGACAGACGGTTGGAAAAGAAGCTGAAGATCACACAGAAGGAAAG AAAGTCCAAATCTCCTCCCAAAGTGCCGATCGTGATCCAGGACGACAGCCTTCCCACGGGGCCGCCGCCGCAGATCCGCATCCTCAAGCGGCCCACGAGCAACGGCGTGCTCAGCAGCCCGCACTCGGCCAGCCGCCCCGCCTTCCCCGTCAAATCGCTGGCGCAGCGCGAGGCCGAATACGCTGAGGCCAGGAAACGCATCCTGGGCAGCGCCAGCCccgaggaggagcaggagaagcccATCCTGGACAG gcCGCCGCGGATCTCGCAGCCCGAGGACAGCCGGCAGCCCAACAATGTGATCCGGCAGCCGCTGGGCCCCGATGGCTCGCAGGGCTTCAAGCAGCGCAGATAG
- the SZRD1 gene encoding SUZ domain-containing protein 1 isoform X1: MRGARARRRTGIKMEDEEVAESWEEAADSGEIDRRLEKKLKITQKESRKSKSPPKVPIVIQDDSLPTGPPPQIRILKRPTSNGVLSSPHSASRPAFPVKSLAQREAEYAEARKRILGSASPEEEQEKPILDRPPRISQPEDSRQPNNVIRQPLGPDGSQGFKQRR, from the exons ATGCGCGGGGCCCGGGCCCGGCGGCGGACGGGAATTAAAATGGAAGATGAGGAGGTCGCggagagctgggaggaggcGGCCGACAGCGGG GAAATAGACAGACGGTTGGAAAAGAAGCTGAAGATCACACAGAAGGAAAG CAGAAAGTCCAAATCTCCTCCCAAAGTGCCGATCGTGATCCAGGACGACAGCCTTCCCACGGGGCCGCCGCCGCAGATCCGCATCCTCAAGCGGCCCACGAGCAACGGCGTGCTCAGCAGCCCGCACTCGGCCAGCCGCCCCGCCTTCCCCGTCAAATCGCTGGCGCAGCGCGAGGCCGAATACGCTGAGGCCAGGAAACGCATCCTGGGCAGCGCCAGCCccgaggaggagcaggagaagcccATCCTGGACAG gcCGCCGCGGATCTCGCAGCCCGAGGACAGCCGGCAGCCCAACAATGTGATCCGGCAGCCGCTGGGCCCCGATGGCTCGCAGGGCTTCAAGCAGCGCAGATAG
- the SZRD1 gene encoding SUZ domain-containing protein 1 isoform X3: MSSAKEIDRRLEKKLKITQKESRKSKSPPKVPIVIQDDSLPTGPPPQIRILKRPTSNGVLSSPHSASRPAFPVKSLAQREAEYAEARKRILGSASPEEEQEKPILDRPPRISQPEDSRQPNNVIRQPLGPDGSQGFKQRR, from the exons atgagcAGTGCCAAG GAAATAGACAGACGGTTGGAAAAGAAGCTGAAGATCACACAGAAGGAAAG CAGAAAGTCCAAATCTCCTCCCAAAGTGCCGATCGTGATCCAGGACGACAGCCTTCCCACGGGGCCGCCGCCGCAGATCCGCATCCTCAAGCGGCCCACGAGCAACGGCGTGCTCAGCAGCCCGCACTCGGCCAGCCGCCCCGCCTTCCCCGTCAAATCGCTGGCGCAGCGCGAGGCCGAATACGCTGAGGCCAGGAAACGCATCCTGGGCAGCGCCAGCCccgaggaggagcaggagaagcccATCCTGGACAG gcCGCCGCGGATCTCGCAGCCCGAGGACAGCCGGCAGCCCAACAATGTGATCCGGCAGCCGCTGGGCCCCGATGGCTCGCAGGGCTTCAAGCAGCGCAGATAG